In Elephas maximus indicus isolate mEleMax1 chromosome 7, mEleMax1 primary haplotype, whole genome shotgun sequence, the following proteins share a genomic window:
- the LOC126079584 gene encoding olfactory receptor 4P4-like encodes MESQRNVSEFILLGLSYDKNIQIFCFVLFLFCYISLLVGNLLILVSILSSTLFHQPMYYFLSHLASLDIYYTSSITPKLIGDLLLGTKSISYGNCMLQVFTMHFFGSTEIFILTAMAFDRYAAICKPLHYMIIMNRTRCNLLVLAAWVGGAVHSFPQLFMAIQLPFCGPNEIDHYFCDIFPLLKVACTDTHITGVLVLVNSGMVVLATFVLLFGSYVIILLTLRNHSAEGRRKALSTCGSHITVVVLFFAPAIFVYLRPPKTFPEDKVFALFYTIIAPMFNPLIYTLRNTEMKNIMRKVWCQVYFQKKLTIN; translated from the coding sequence ATGGAAAGCCAGAGAAATGTCTCAGAATTCATCCTTTTGGGACTTTCTTATGACAAGAACATACAAATATTTTGCTTTGTTCTATTCTTATTCTGTTATATTTCTCTCTTGGTTGGAAACCTTCTGATCCTTGTTTCCATTCTAAGCAGCACCCTTTTTCACCAACCAATGTACTATTTCCTCAGCCACTTAGCCTCTCTGGACATCTATTATACTTCTAGTATTACACCTAAACTCATAGGCGATCTGTTATTGGGGACAAAATCCATCTCCTATGGTAATTGCATGTTACAGGTATTTACCATGCACTTCTTCGGCAGTACTGAGATCTTCATTCTTACTGCCATGGCCTTTGATCGCTATGCTGCTATCTGTAAACCTCTCCACTACATGATTATTATGAATAGAACAAGATGTAATCTTCTTGTCTTAGCTGCTTGGGTTGGTGGGGCTGTCCATTCCTTTCCTCAATTATTTATGGCAATCCAGTTACCCTTTTGTGGTCCTAATGAAATTGATCACTATTTTTGTGATATCTTCCCTCTGCTAAAGGTTGCCTGTACTGATACCCACATCACTGGTGTTCTTGTGCTTGTCAATTCAGGTATGGTTGTCTTAGCCACCTTTGTTCTCTTGTTTGGGTCTTATGTCATTATATTACTTACCTTAAGAAATCACTCAGCTGAGGGAAGACGCAAAGCCTTGTCTACCTGTGGCTCCCATATCACTGTGGTGGTCTTGTTTTTTGCTCCTGCAATCTTTGTCTACCTTAGACCTCCTAAAACTTTTCCTGAGGATAAAGTATTTGCACTGTTTTATACCATTATTGCTCCTATGTTCAATCCCTTAATCTATACCCTGAGAAATACAGAGATGAAAAACATCATGAGGAAAGTTTGGTGTCAAGTTTATTTTCAAAAGAAGCTCACAATTAATTGA